Sequence from the Eriocheir sinensis breed Jianghai 21 chromosome 22, ASM2467909v1, whole genome shotgun sequence genome:
cacccacctacttagcataacattcctgtctatcattcgcccacatttattcgcccatttgccatctcttatattccacaagtatacttttcttgctaatcttgcatcctccatttgttccagtctcactttatatctcaaggttgcctttactagtctttccctaaacgtgctccatcccatatgtcacccctaagagcctctactgctgcaaaccttggtgcattcagtgccaatCTTGcgaccctattctgccccacttccaatttttctatctcactgtcgtTCCATGTCAttacatccattccatacatatatgctcgggacagccacactcttccaaaccaacgggtcacctgtacagcaagagcaagagcatcTGCTGCTGCCATGAGTCGCCAGAGGGAGGCCATTCTCAGGCCAAGACCAAGGCCAAACATCAGGAGGAACGTCAACAAGTCCAGCGGCTGAGTGAGTGCAATAAAACCCAAGCAGTAAGCAGCGTTTAGTCTGCGTCCTGGCCGCCGAGCCCCAGCACGGCACACCACTGTGACACCAGCGGGCCAGTAACACGAGGAGGAAGGCGCTGAAGGAGGCAGGGGCCGGAAATAAGGTCGGACAGGATGGGTTGTGACGGAGGCACCATACCCAGGAGGGACGAACTCGTCAAGACCAAAAAGAAGCCTGAACAGGTGAGGGAAAGAGTTttaccttttattattttctagctTCGCCATTCCGTCACTCATGAATATCACGTGTCAGAAGAAAACAGGCACATTTATAGCAAAAGAGAACTGGACAGTATGGAGTAAGAGAAGGTAAGCTTGAATTTTCTGCCATTACCCAGTGTATGGTGTACTTGAAATGTTATACACGTTCTTTCCGTCGGCACAGTCTACTTTGGAACCTAACATCCATGTATAAGGCTGGCTGTATCTTTACTTGCTGCTGGGTCAGAAGACAGGCCagcttgatcttgatcttgatttataatgcgcagggcacacATTCAGGTGcgtaacacgcatatttgtgccAGGAGGAGGCGAATGCTTAGGCCGCACCATTTGTTTCTGGAGAGGCTACTTCGTGGAGAACATGAAGTGCTGATAGGGATAGAGTTGacacaagttgacactattgttttagatttttcCAAAGCCTTCAACAAAGTCCctcacaaaagactgacattaaaattgaaatactatggTATTTCAGAACCTATTCTttactggatcactgcatttctttctaacaggactcaacgcattcttgacggatcttcatctgacactgtccctgtttcttcaggtgtcccacaaggcactgtTCTTATAagccctctttttttcctcctgtacactaacgatcttccactctcaacacCTAACGCTTCTACTAggctatttgccgacgatagtttgctgtttagaactttagagcagtaaagactactgatgactgcagactgctacaaaaagacttggacgccctcgagcggtgggagcgcacctggcagatgcagttCCAACCAGACAAATGTATACTGtcaagattcaccagagctcacaaccccatccatcacacttacactccataattcagaccttgaatcagtccacacacaagtatcttggtgtccacctctccactaacttatagttcaacactcacatagaccacatcagtgccacagctaACTGAatactggggttcctgaggaggaatctaCATAACTGCACCTGatattaaacacatagcttatgacacactcgtgagaccaacactggaatactgctccatggtgcgggatccttacacacacagaaacattgataggttagaagaaatcaacaccaaggtggctaggTTCATtaaaaacaattacactcgaacgcctagAATCACAACACAGATCAAATATCAGATAAACAAGGAACCTCTTGAcctacgcagacaagcacacagacttacacttatgtacaagatcacaaacactcacattgacattgacccacatacatacttacacaacgcaaacagtcaatgtactcgtaacacacacatccataaataccaaacatatcacagtaacactgacgcatacaagcactcatactttccacgcaccatacgtgactggaacagcctccctcaacagattttagactgcagtACTATAGACTCAtttagaaaacaaatacacactcacttgtcaccacaacacaccaacactaacaattacactcgattcacttccctcccctgcacactcggctccccgtccccccaacagccaacccaaatatgcgtgttatgcacctgaaaggtgccctgcgcattatgaTCCAGATCCAGGTGCGGTGGTGCCACACTTCCAGTTTCCAACAAAAATTATATATCCTCACATGCAATAGACATACATAATGCAGATATATTTAAAGCTTTGTTATTAAGAAATTTAGCTATTTATATTGTATCAAAGTACTTTCATTTCATACTCTCATGATAtatagaatattcaacatcacatGTACGGTCACCACCACTGCTGTCGCTGTACAAAAAATTAACTTCATTTCATCTCTCACTGTTCGACGTCGGCTGTCAGTGGAAGATGAAATGGCACCCGGTTCCCACTGTCATTGCTCATATGAAGAGATTCATGATGTCATTAACGTTGACACCTTGACGGCCTCCGTCACAATGGGATAGTGGGATCCCCACTTTACGCTGTTCCTGTGACCCAATGGATAATAACCTGTCACTAATCTAATTAATTAAAACTCAATGGATTATTCAGCAGACTTGAGCAGACCATTTCAGAGACAGACTTTATTCTGGGTAAATAGTTTTGCTATTTCACCCTGACAGTCTTTTTCACTGGGAAACTGTTTTAAAGCCACTAGAATAAATTTATCCCAGAAATTGCTGTGTTGTGACTTAGGATGAACATATAATGGAATTTATTTAGTTTTACACCTGTTGAACTGTCGAGTTTGACACTTTTTTCTAATGTATCTTGTCATACTGTTCATCTTAGAAATTTCCTTTGAAAATGGCTAATTAGGGGGGCTGAGGGGGTCAAATCCCCCTTCAGGAGGTGATAGCTGGTCTTGTACTGAAATAAGAGAGAGTCGAGAGGAGATGAAGCTCACTCCTCATTAGGAGGTGATGTTGGGTTTGGTTTGATTTGTTAAGTTTAATTATTTACCAGAAATACTTACAATACACTCTGCAATTGCCTGTTGTAAATACGTTGGTTGGCGGTCAAGGGGGTGGCTCATATCCGGCGGCAGTGGATTCCACCTTCCTTGTGGTTTTTATTAAGGGGGCTTGAGGGGAGGCGACACCTGCTAATGAGGTGACATTCATTTTTTCCCAATCCACATAATTTCTGGTGTAAGTACCTTAATACCTGAACATCACAAATTCCTAAGTTTCAGTGAGATACACTCATTGgtttatgagaaaaaatataatatgctctgtaaatgtaaaaaaatggcATTGGTATTATTTGAAATCTCTCAATTGTTTCTTAACTAATTGTTTTGAAAACCAATCTGCATAGTAAACATACATATAGCTTTCTTTTCTCCCAAAATAGATTTTTGATAAAATAATTCATAGAAGAACAAGACTAAAACATTTTGGtaggtaacaaaaaaaaaaaaaaaaaaaaaaaaaaaaaaaaatgccttaaaaaaaataatgggatatgaacattttttttttttaaactgcctctggcaaaaaaaaaagcctttctttcctctttccaaagATACCTTTCCATCTGCATTATCTTGAAATATAGCTTGCAGTGCAGAAAACTTTAGTTTTGAGATATGAGCCGTTTTCTTCCAAGAAGTGTGTATTGTTGTGTTTGTAGGCATTTTGTGATTTTCAAGATGTTGAGTTGCTTCAGCGACAATTTGTGGTGGTAgagatggctgttgtgatcttgaAGGAAGAGGCTTGGGTGGTGGAGGTGTAAGGCGTGAGACAGAATGGATAGGCGAGGGCGAATGAGGTGACAATGCCAAGCGGGATGGTGACTCACAGAGTGCCTCGTCTGACCCATCTCCAtggctctttctcttccccttatcTTCTTTGCTGTTTCTTGCAGTACAAGCATCTTCTTTGAGTGGCAACCCATTGATTTCAAGCTTTTAGCAGGGCAGAAAAAGCTAAGAAAATGTGGCTGGATGGTGGGCAGCTGAACAAACATTTGCCTCCTGTGATGTCTCAGGAGACTGACTCACTGAGGATTGAGGCTCTGTCTGTCACTTTCTGAGTAGTGTTGCCATATGAGAGTCTATAAAAATGCTAAAAATTACcaaaaatatgtttaaaaattgTTCCAAAATTGTTTCTAAACCACACATGGCTTAGTGCCCTTCaaatgtttgtaaacaaaggctAGTTAGGTATATAAGCAATAATGGCATCAAGTTCCCATTTTCACAGAATACACCTGACCATTTCAAGGGTTACAAATGTGGTAATAACTGCAAATCGAGTTTTGTGTTGAAAAATAATCTTTTTTTGCCGTTGCCTCCCCTTAAGTGCTTATTTCAACACATTTCTGCTTATATTATGAGGATGAAAATTATTTTTGTTAAATTTTGATTTGGTTGCCCTAAATTTGTGTTAATTGTTTTACAGAACTCACTGTtttgggagggaggaggtgggagtaAAATTTGGGAATGGTTTGCAGATTAATTGAAAACTCCAAAACTTACcagaaataaacatattcatatatCATTATGAGATGGGTGAAGTTACAGATATTTACTTGAATAACTATTTGCCAATGACCGAAAAGTTGTGAGTTTGATCATGGCTCATGGCATCTCCCTGGTGACAGGCAGCTCTCTCTTGTAACCCATGCAGAGCTGTGTGGTCATACCTACCTAGCCCAGGAGGATTATGTTTTTCCTTCACCAGTCAGGGTTGGTgtaattattttttactttttattatttcttaaaAAATATCACCAAGGATAGAAGAAGCATCAAATTTGCTAAGAAGAAAAGTCTGAATTGAGGAAAGACTGTCAGCTTCTGCACAACAATTACTATTTTAGATTAGATGTTATCCCTGGTCAACTGGTTGTGGTGGTTCAGCTTGTTTCAGGTTGTCCAACACAGGCAATAGCCACTGTTATTTATCTAGCAGTAACCTGTTTTATCTATACTAATTTTaaaagggtaaaggaaaaggtCCATTGATGTTTCTGTTCGTTATATAATATTGTTGTGTCCTCAACAGAAAGACAAAAATTCTGAGCGTCTGTACCGATGGAAGCACTGCGCGCTCTCCCAGGCTCCGCTGAGGGCCCCCGTGGTGGCCTGCGAGCTGGGGCGGATGTACAACAAGGAGGAGGTGTTGGCGAGGCTCCTGGACCGCAGCAACGAGGCAGCCATTGCCCACATCAAGGGCCTGAAGGATGTGAAGGAGCTTGGCCTCACCCCCAACCCTGGACACCAACCCGAGGGACCGCTGACGGGTGAGCTTAttagattttttattatttatattatagtaaaggcaactcaagggcaaaaataaataaattaaaaaaggatggtaatcactgctcctgtaaagaaaatagaaatgagcAGCCAAACGAGgtcatttttttatagtaaaggaagcagcacaAGGGCAAAAATAACTTGATAAAAAGAAGGTTGCTATTCACTGCTCCTGTATTGAAAGTAGAAATGGGTGGCCagaaaagaggtcagtttcggatgtagaggtgtcttgataatcccctcttgaaagggttaaggggctattacactgggcaaattttccgtggatcttcagtcaaaccacgatttccactGGCGTGGTTTTCATACTTCCCGTGGTTTTCTGATGTGTCCACGATcctccaaagctacggtagatttcaccgaaggacgatggtattactcaccatcatcatcatcagcagcaataacaagaaacaaatgagaaccatgctagcggaaatcgtggttttactgaagatccacggaaaatttgcccagtgtaatagccccttttggtttggttcatttatttatttctttgtaaacATTATATATACTCTTCTTATACATGGATGTTAGGCTCCAAATTAGACTGTGCCCAAGGAAACATCGTGTATAACTTTTCAAGTACACCATTCACTGGGTAATGGCAGAAAATTCAAGCttaccttctcttactcctcctacttctcttttgcCATAAATGTGCCTGTTTTCCTCTTGACACCTAATTCTGatgattgtatatatattttttgctgctGAATTGTGCATAACTGTGTATAAAAAAAGATGTGCACATGGAGGGACTACTGTACTTGTTTAGCTGTTCATTTTTTCAGTAGGAGACAGGCTGAGGTAGTTTATGATGCATTACTTGGTCGAGTCATTAGATCTTACCCACTGAATGAAAGCAAGAGTAAAATCATAGACTGTTTAGTGATGTGGTGAGGTTAGGTTCAGCTGAGTAAGGTGAttggtgtatttacctagttgtagttttacagggcctggggttacgctcatgtggtcctgtctccatatctgtacttgtccagtttttccttaaagttgtgcacacacttcaccgatactacatcctcacttagtctgttccaaacctctgttTCTTTGTGGggggctatatttttttatgtctcaagcatcttccttttctcaattttttactgtgtcctcgtgtgttgctggtgtttcttacttctcttagtagcaactcctcgttatctacttctggCTTTCTGTGTTCCGTTAGATGTTTTACTTAGTGAGGTTAGTTTACTGTGGGAGAGAGGGCAGACCTGATTGTAATAACTTTGAACTTTGCTGAACACTGACAGACAAAGTTGATAATGTGTTTAGCTTAGTTTTTGATATAGGGAAAAATCACTGTTGCATTGGGTGGTGGTAGGTAACTTAGGCAAGTTTTCTTTGTTTAATTGGGGTTAGACTGCTATATTTGGGGGAgactcgttttatttatttatttttagagcaaagaaggcagctcaaggggttATGTCACTTTAATTGTACAGttcttttcattttaatttcctGGCCTCAAGAAATCAGTTTACTGTGATATTTAGACCACAGGTTAATGGACTTATTGTATATATCTTTGGGTTGGTTAACTAAGGACGATCAAAGACAGGTGAGGTAACTTACTCCTACTAATGACCACAGGTGACGCTGCCCCAGACCAACTAACAGCCGAGAATGTCTGTCCCGTCACTGGCCTGGAGATGAACGGGCGTCACCGCTTCTCCTTCGTGTGGACCTGTGGCTGTGTGGTGTCTGAACGTGCGCTGCGAGAAGTCCCCACTGAGATCTGTCATCGCTGTGGTGCTCCCTTCAAAGAGGAGGACCTGGTGCCCCTCAACCCACCCGAAGAGGAACTGGAGACTGTAAGGTGTGCCATGATCACTCGCCGTGCTGCTGCCAAGTCCGCCAAGAAGgccaagaaggaagggaagagggcagCGGAAGGGGACGGAGAGGAGGCATCGGGACCCAGTGGAAGCAAACCCAAAAAAGCAGCAAAGCACAGTGAAGGTAAGAAAGGTCACAATAGCAGCAGATGAATTATGGTGTATTATCATAATCTCCAATAGACTAAAAAAAACtagtcctcttctttttcctttgtcattttcCTTGAGTTGGGTTGATGCCATTTATGAGTTTTCTGCAGTTATTCCCCCCACTgcatctttttgttgttttcactCTTTACAACTCTGCCTCAAGTCCATATTTCCACTGTGCTCTTTCTGTCTCCttgaccttcttccttcctctacactCCCTATAagcttctcatcctttcttctcaCTACATAACCATGCCATCTCAGTCTTATCTTCCTCATCACCTCCATGATACTCTCCACTACTGCTCTCCTTGTCACTCACTCATTTCCTAGAGGTTCTTTAAGCGATATACCCATTGCTTtgctccagtctctctctctctccccctttactgtttctctttcctgctcctctctctctcacccctgctCCTGTCGCTTTCTTCCCCTGTACTGTCTCTAATCCATCCAATCTAATCCAACACTCAAATCCATAACTAACGTACTATATATCATAACTTTAGCATTTCTCCTCCATCCCACAGCCAGCACAAGCGGTGAACCAACATCAAACCGCCCTGCCCTGCGCGTGAATGGTGTGGCATCAGCCGTGCTCAGAGACAAGGCGTTCGACAAGGTGCGCTCGTCCGGCTTCAGCGTGGCGTCCGACCCCAAGGCTTCGGAGGCGTATAAGAGTCTCTTCGACACCCACAAAACTGCCAACAAGAATCCGCGTGCACATTGGGTCACGTGCAACCCTCAGTACTTCTAgactttttttattcacttgcctttctcgttcttccatttctttctctcttttgtctaaggtctttgtttctttatttttttctcgctctctttctctctcttaccttaaCACAAACCCCTGCTTctctattttgctctctctcatcttctctattgaactctccctcctcccaaactttcctcagcctccttcatctcatctttttaccctttccttctctccctcatttctttttgtATTCTActgtcttgtcttttttttcctgttttgtttgttGCATTTATCTCATGGGTTTTTATTCACTATAGCAGCACAGTTAGTATTCCATCATTACTCATTCTCTTCCATGCAGCACAGGGGGTAGAGGTGGTATCATCAAAATTCGTCTTAAATCACATGGTCACTACgtatcttcatcctctttttgttTAACGTCCTTTTTTTCCCTGATGGAGTTGGACGGGTTGGACAGATAAATTGGAAGCTATTCTTTAGATCATTCACAGACTTCAGCAGGCAACAGATGCAGGGTCAGGGTAGGAGCTTCAGAGTGGGAGCAGTACAGCATTTATTTTCTCAGCACAGACGTATCACTCAATGCTGTGTTTGTTCAGCGATTTTTGGTGTCCTTGCAAAGACTTCAACACATATTTTTGTTACATTTTATTTGTCTCCATTTAGAAGTTTTGTATGTGTTGAGGGTGGTTTGAGTACACATGCATCATTGGttgaaagaggaaatatatacCTATTTTATGGACATTTCACAGAGTAGCAGTTAACAGATTCAGGCTTTTGATGGTTTACAGACAGCCAAGGAGTGAGAGGATGGTTTGAGTACATACACTATAGATAGCAAAAGGGAAATGCCTATTCTTTGGACAGTTGACAGACTAATAGGCAACAGATTCGGGCTTTTCATGTGAGGTTTACAGACAGGCAAGAAGTGAGTAGGTATGTTGTGTTATTCATCCTTTCATATTTCCACAACACCTCCTCCTTGCACCCATCTTTTTCTTTAATCCATCTCCTCGAACCAATCTTTTTCTTCCGCATGACTCTCCGGGCTTCTGGACATCTGCTGCACTGTATAAAGGAGTAATCAGCACCCATCCTCTTGTAGCTACGTTAGTGGTGAGTACTGgactgttgtgttgtgttgagggagaggaaagaggaggacgaaaccGAGGGAAAGAAATTGATTGTCAGATGTAATTTAAATGTCCCTATATTTCTCCCTTGTCCTCTCTCTACCCCTTTAGATTTCCCCATacaccttcctcaccctctttccttcttgGGTTTGTATGGTTCAGTGAGTCCTGTAATATCCACCTTGTGTCTGTTTCATTGTAGAGGTGACAATGTAGAGTCAAGGGCCTGTATTCCATGGGCTCATTCAATAAATAGTCCCCTTGCAACTTGAATGCCTTGTACTGATCCATGACATCATTTCAAATATCTCATGTCTTTGTGCTCCTGGAGCACAGTTGAGTTTGGAGGGGCACAATAGtcagtttcatttcatctgtccacccaCAAGGATATATATATGGCACATGCACATTTAATCTGTGAATATTAGTTGTGGTAAATATTTAAGCTATTTTTTCATTGATATATTTGGGTATTAAAAAAAACCCCTTATTTAAATTCCAAGCATACTGATTTGTATTGATAATATACCTTCTGTGTacacaagcttgtatcaaacagttTAGTCAGATCATACTCAAACCAGCTATGGCCATTTTTATACCTATAGTTCATTTCACTTCACTTGCATAATGATATCTGGCTTTGTGAATGCCAATAAAAGGTATTTTGATACTTGCATGAAAAGCACATTTGAAATAACCTAGCATCACATTCAACCATATTTCATGCTTCTTAAATATTACCCATTTGATTTTCATGCAATGAAGTATTGATACTTTTAATTTCCACATGAAAAGCACATTTGAAATAACCTAGCATCACATTCAACCATATTTCATGCTTCTTAAATATTACCCATTTGATTTTCATGCAATGAAGTATTGATACTTTTAATTTCCACATGAAAAGTACATTTGAAATAACCTAGCATCACATTCAACCATATTTCATGCTCCTTAAATATTACCCATTTGATTTTCATGCAATGAAGTATTAATACTTTTAATTTCCATTTACAAAGCCAGATTTAATTTtatgtacctgaaatgagataTTTAAAAGGCCAAAGTTTGCAGTTTAAAAATATTGAATAAAAAACATTGGTTCAATCACTACTGTATTTTtgggtgacaaaaaaaaaaaaaaaaaaatatatattactgaCAAAATACTTCAAAGACTGTCCGGAGAACACTTCTAAACACTGGACGGGAtcagaaatgttaaaaaaaaaaaaactaaaaacgaaATTTAAGTCACTCTGGGAGTCCAATGAACTCTTAGTACAAATCTGCTTAACAACCAGCATCATGCCAGTCCTCAAGTCTAACGGAAACTGTACAGAACAGTAACACTTCCGGACGCCGTAGAGTTCTTGAGGGCAGATGCTCAGGATGGCAGGACAGGCAGTAGCAGCATCACAGCAGGCACCTGTGACAGAATTAGAGCAAGAAAGTAaaaccatttaaaaaaaaaaaaaaaaaaactcactttaCTCTTACCAGCTGAAAGCTCTAGGGTATTATGTCCCTTTGTAATAGTTAATGCAAGTTTTACTTAACTCTTTGCTGAAGATGCATCAGGTGAACACAGGACTGTACAAAGGCACCAGACTTAGCCACAAAGAACCTGTTAGCATGCCATCTGCAACATTAAAAGTAATGAGGATTAGAGTGTCTCATTTAATCTGAAAAATGACTGAAGAGCATTTTCATCAATTAAGGGACATGAGGTTTGATACATTTATGAAAGTTTATTGTTGTCTGAATATTTCACTAAAAATTTCATCTGTAGTTCTGGACTCAGTCATGGCCTCATTAACCTAAGCTTGTTATAAGTCTGACTCTAACCTAAGCTTGTTATACAAGCAACATCTCATCTCTTCCAGCCTGTGACATTACTTCATTCCTCAATGATTAACTAACAAAAAGAAACTGGCAGACAGGACTCATCATAATTTTTGAAGTCACAGCAATTTTTTAAGCTATCTTGATATGTCCGTCTATTAGAGGCAATTCTTCTGAAGCCTGGTGTTTTCAAAGTGTAACATTACTGCAGTTTTaatatgtgtgttatgcacctgtgccggtgccctgcgcattatttgTCCAGATCCAGTTAAAGTGGAGCTTAAATACTCCACTATTTCATAGTTGAAGACTACCAGGCCTGCAACAAACCCTTGCCATAGTTCACCCATTATCAGAGAGCTGGCAGCTCTTACAATAGAAACTAAGGCAGTCACCAACAGCCTGCCCACCAAAACCTACTAtatttggatcagtatgataaaTTAACATCCGGACCTTGGCTAACATCCCATATTACTATGTGTTATAAACTATTCCTAACCTTCTCTctaaacgaatcattggatcagtatgatatttcagcacactacctataacacccggacctaatttatggctgatataccatattgcaaatgagttataccctgcctctgatattggggtagggaaggcCAATTCTGTATAACTAAAAGGTAGTGTGCTGAAGCATCATACTGATCaaatgattcgtttaggagatatttgcgaaaaacagcgtttgtccgtcgctgaaatgtatagtaattCAGTACAACTTACCACAGTTCATACAGCACCAAAGCAGCAAGGAGTACTTACCTTAAATTAAGAGCCAGATgatgttctttctttccctcttcagcTCAGACTGATTTCTCATTTCAAACccacctcctacttctccttcccttccctcccctcccctccctttgtgGTGCCCTGAAGCAGCAAGGTGAAGCAGTTTTATGATGCAGTGCCTCAAGGGGGCACCACCTTCCATCACTCCTATGAGCCATAATGACCCTTGAGGTGGCAAAACCCCCATACctaccactcccctcccctccttacctcaGGTCCCTCATACCACCCACATACTTATTCCTTAGATATGTAGTTGTATGGTTAACAGCTTGTAAACCTTTTCCCTTGTCACATATTTAACTTATTTACTGTTAGCTCCACATTTATGATTGAGGACAGAGCCATTTCCTGATCATTCACACCTTCAATGGTTGCATCTCAGGCTCAGCAGTGACCCTGGAACACTCATCCACATGTTGATAAAACCAGGAACCCTGCTCA
This genomic interval carries:
- the LOC127002080 gene encoding replication termination factor 2-like, producing MGCDGGTIPRRDELVKTKKKPEQKDKNSERLYRWKHCALSQAPLRAPVVACELGRMYNKEEVLARLLDRSNEAAIAHIKGLKDVKELGLTPNPGHQPEGPLTGDAAPDQLTAENVCPVTGLEMNGRHRFSFVWTCGCVVSERALREVPTEICHRCGAPFKEEDLVPLNPPEEELETVRCAMITRRAAAKSAKKAKKEGKRAAEGDGEEASGPSGSKPKKAAKHSEASTSGEPTSNRPALRVNGVASAVLRDKAFDKVRSSGFSVASDPKASEAYKSLFDTHKTANKNPRAHWVTCNPQYF